The stretch of DNA ATTGTCTTTAGGGAATTTAAAGGACTTTAACTCAGCCCTTTAAACCTGCTAAAACGGGCAGAGATGAAAGCAAGACTATGCTCACATGCTCTGTTaacagctccctcctgcagaTACATGCTCTGTGCCTGAAAACCCCAGGCAGGATTTAGAtggtgaggctgcagctccccagtgAGCAAACCACCTCTTGTCCTTGTGGCCACTCTCCTCAGAGaggcccagggctgcccaggtgTGTTTgatccagctgctcccaaggcagcagcagccactctCAGCAACAGGCCGAGCCTGATTTGGAGCTGGAGTTGAGGTCAATGGTGTGGCCCAGCATGcagtgctccagctgctcctccaccGCCAGCACCTGGCGCACGGCTTCCTCAAAGGCCACTGTCACATTGGTGTCATCCTTGGCACTAGTCTCCAGGTAGGGATAGTTACCATTTTCAATGCACCAGGCCCGGGCCTCCTCTGTGCTCACCTGCCTCTCCAGTTTGTCTATCTTGTTGCCCAGGACTACAAATGGGAAGTGTTCAGGGTCCTTCACATCAGCATAATAGATAAACTCCTTCTGCCAGTTACTGAGGTTCTCGAAGCTCTGCCGGTCGTCCACGCTGAAGGTGAGCAGGCAGCAGTCTGCTCCCCGGTAGAAGGGCGTCCGCAGGCTCTTGAACCTCTCCTGGCCCGCAGTGTCCCAGATCTGCAGGGTCACAAAGCGCCCGTCCACCTCCAGGTCCCGGTTCAAGAACTCCACCCCAATGGTGTGGAACGCCTGCGAGTCAAACTTGTTGGTGACGTAGCGGTTCATGAGGGAGCTCTTCCCCACTCCACCATCTCCAAGGAGAATCACCTTCAGGAGCAAGGACTTCCCGCTCATTGCAGCAGCACGGAGGGATAGGGTACCAGGGCAATCTGCAGGGTTCACAAATAGTACAAAACAGCATTGGACTTGTGGGTTCTGCAGAACAGAATAAGGTATTTCCATCCCCATTTCTGAAGTTTTGTATATAGTGCCTTGCCGGCAGTTTCTGTACAGCCACGAGCAGGATGGGACACCTGAAATCAGCATCTAGAGCTTTTATTTTCCCAGCATCAGTCTAATTACGTTGTTATGACAATAGAGAAGAAAGATGCTAACAGCTCACTGATCAAACAGAATGCCAAGGAAACTTAACATTACATCATAACATAAGACAGTC from Ammospiza nelsoni isolate bAmmNel1 chromosome 15, bAmmNel1.pri, whole genome shotgun sequence encodes:
- the RAB9B gene encoding ras-related protein Rab-9B; the encoded protein is MSGKSLLLKVILLGDGGVGKSSLMNRYVTNKFDSQAFHTIGVEFLNRDLEVDGRFVTLQIWDTAGQERFKSLRTPFYRGADCCLLTFSVDDRQSFENLSNWQKEFIYYADVKDPEHFPFVVLGNKIDKLERQVSTEEARAWCIENGNYPYLETSAKDDTNVTVAFEEAVRQVLAVEEQLEHCMLGHTIDLNSSSKSGSACC